The DNA sequence TCTGATGCGTAAACTGGATCGTCGTAATTTTCGACGCAAAATTCTAACCTACGGCATTCTCGTAGATACTGGTCAGCGCCGCATGGGTGCACAAAATAGAGCCCCGATTATTTATAAATTTGATGAGAAAGCCTACCAAGAGGTCTTGACGCGTGAACTAGAAAACGGGGTGTTTTAAAAACTACTTATGACTATCACTTGCCTTTTTTCACTGATCTTGATGGCAACGGTATACATCGTTGCGGGTATTACTCATTTTCGAATTCCAAAATTCTTCCTGAGTATCACCCCAAAATGGGTGCCTGCCCCTGAGGTTGTCAACAAAATAGTGGGTGCTGGAGAGATTTTACTAGGCGTTTTTTTATTTTTCCCTGCTACGCGAACCTACGCAGCTATTGGTATCATTGTCTTGCTCATCGCGGTATTTCCAGCCAATGTCTACCATTTTCAAAAAGCACTAAAAAAGCAAAAAATGGTCTGGGTGACAGCGCTACGGCTTCCCGTGCAGCTGCTTTTGATTTACTGGGCTTATAGTTTTGTGTGAACGTTAACCAGAAGCAACTTACGGAACAGCTCACCGTTGGTGCCTTCGGCACTAGTAGATGTACATCCTTGAAGGTTTGGCCGTAGCTTGGGCTTCCAGCCCGAGCATAATCTTCACGCTCGGGCTGGAAGCCCAAGCTACAGTATCACCCAAACAGAAGGACGAAGCAGAAAGGCGAGCAGTTTACTGAAGAAATAGAACATTGGTTGTCAGTAAATGATATATGTTTTGGACAAAAGCCCACCCCGAAGCCCGCCTACTGTGCCAGCATGGCCAGACGGGAGCAGTGCAGCTCAACCACTTTAAGATCGGTATAGAAGGTAGAGGAAAAAGTAAGATCAGGAATGAATTCCCAACTTAAAGCCCCTCTACCATCTACCTTAGGGACGCGCAGCGGACCGCATCCCTTTTCGGTTTTCGCTGAAGGTCCAGCTTATACCAATGATCAAGCCAACTGCAAAGGCATCTCCCGCAGGCGCTGCCCCGTCAGTCTAAACACTGCATTGGCTACGGCTGCGCCGATGGGGCCCATCGGTGGTTCACCCACTGCACCGGGTTTATCATCATTTTGTAGCAGCACCACTTCTATCTCTTTGGGGGCATCTCTCATCAGCGCCATCTGGTAGGGGCCGTAGATGGTAGGTGTCAGAGCGCCATCTTTCACTTTCATTTGCTCGTACATGGCGGCGCTCATGCCCATGATGATGGAACCTTCACACTGCGCGCGCACCTGATCGGGGTTGACGGCAATACCGGGGTCCATGGCACAGGTTACTTTATGAACTTTGATCTCTCCATCTTCGATAGACACTTCTACTACGTGTGCACAAGGCGTATTGGCATCCGTAGAAGCGGCAAAGCCCATGGCTCTACCGTTTACCACCTCATCTTTCCAGCCTGCTTTGTCGGCAGCAGCATTGATGACGGCTTTGAGGCGTTGGCCCGCCTTGTCGTCCTGAATTTGCGCCAAGCGAAACTGCACCGGATCTTTCCCTGCTTTGATGGCCAATTCATCCATAAAACTTTCGATGGCAAAGGTATTGGCTAGCAGGCCAAGGCTACGCCACCAGCTGGTGGAAAAAGGTAATTTCACCCGCCAGGACACTGCCCGAAAATTCGGGATAGCTCGGTACTGAATCATCCCTCCGCGCCAGGCTCCAATATCTGCTCCTACGATAGGACCAAGCAAATCGGGTAGCAATGCCGAGCCAAACATCACATCACCACTGGAGATATTGTGCTCAATGGCTTCAATAAGGCCATCCTCTGTAAGCTTTGCTTTTAAAACGTGGTGAGTAGGTGGCCGGAAAGTATCATTTTGGAACTCTTCCTTGCGATTGAAGAAACACTTTACGGGCTTTCCTACCGCTTTTGAGAGTACGGCCACCTGGATCGCATTCGGCGTATGCAGACGACGACCAAAGCCACCACCCAAAAAAGTAGGGATAATATTCACCTGTTCTTTGTCCAGGCCCAGTCGATCGGCCACTTCCTTACGGGTGATGTCTACGACCTGGGTAGAGATCATTACCGTTGCTTTATCTGCTTCTACAAAAGCGACGGCACCATTAGGTTCCATTTGAGCATGCGCGCCGATGGGACTCTTAAACTCCGAGACGATCAGCCCTTCCTCGTCGGAGAGGATGTCCTCTGCCTGGCCGGTTTTCTGAATTTCCACGGGGTCGCCCTGCCCTACCTGGATCATTGCTTCGATATCCGCCGACTGCCAGGTGCGGCTAACGTCCCAATCTACGACAATAGCATTTTTGGCGTTTTCGGCTTCCATGCGCGAAGTGGCTACTACGCCTACGAAATCGGGTTCTTTGACAATCTTCACGACGCCGGGCATACCCTCAGCTTTGCTGGTATCAGCCCCTTTGTACGTAGCTCCAATTAAGGAAGACCGCACGACGGCCCCGTAAAGCATATCCGGCATGATGGCATCCATACCAAAGATAGGTGCACCAAATACCTTATCCGCCAAATCTACCCGAGGAATGGGCTGGCCCACGTATTTATAGTCCTTAATATCTTTAAGAGGAGGCACATCAGGGATTTCCCACTCCTGTACGCCGGCTGCAACCTCGCCGTAGGTCATCTCTTTACCACCGCCTGAAATAACACCATTGTTCAGTTGCAAAGTAGCGACATTGGTATTCAGTGCTTTGGCCGCTTCGTTTTTAAGCATTTCACGCATTGTCGCGGCCAATTCGCGCAAGGGCATCCACAAACTGGAAACGGAGGTACTACCACCGGTGGATAAGCCATCAATATTACCGGTATCGCTAGCGGCATGCACCACCTTGATACGGTCGATAGCTACTTCCAGCTCATCAGCAGCTATTTGCGCCAAGCTCGTAAAGGTCCCCTGGCCCATCTCTACCTTAGGTGAATACAGAATGATCTGGTTTTCAGCCGTCACCTCAAACCAAAGCGGGGGCGTTTTGGTATCCCCTAAATAGGAGGCATCCAATGTATTGGCCATATCGGCAATGCTGCGCCGCCAGATGGAACGTGTCAGATAACCCGTGCCTAAAATCACGCCAACGCCCACAGCACCACGTACCAGGAACTTGCGTCGCGAAAAACCTTTTTTCTCTTTGCTCATGGTTACGAATTTTGGGTATTAACATGATGCAGTTCTGCGGCCCGGTGGATGGCTTTGCGCATGCGATAGTAGGTCCCACAGCGACAAATATTAACGATGTTGGCGTCAATGTCCTCATCGGTAGGATTGGGGATTTTCTCCAACATAGCGGCGGTAGCCATCATGAATCCTGGCTGACAATAACCACACTGTGGAACCACTTCTTCCATCCATGCCTGCTGCACAGGATGTGGATGGTCGGCGTTGCCCAAACCTTCGATGGTGGTAATGTCTTTGCCTTCCGCATATTTCACTGCGTAGGAACAAGAGCGAATGGCTTCCCCATCAACGTGGAGCGTACAAGCGCCACATGCGGCTTTCCCACAACCAAACTTGGTCCCCTTGAGGTCGAGTACATCGCGGACCACCCACAACAAAGGCGTATTTTCATCAACATCTACCGATTGGGGTACTCCGTTGATTTGAAAGGATATCTTCATGATTATTTGTTTTTAGCAATAACTTATTCAGCGGGGATATAGGCACCGGTGGCAGCCCATTTCTTAACCGCGGCGATGTATTCCTCTTTGGGCACCGGTGGTTTTTCCCGGGGTGTTCCATTGGCATCTACACCAGGTTCCCATGCCCAGAGTACGAGTTCGTGCTCAGTGAGGTGTTTTACTGTTTCCTCCAGGTTACGTCCACCATTGATGGCAGGATTTAAAATTGATTTAGCGATTTCTACCCGATTTAGACCTTCCCAAGCCATGCTGAGAGGAGCCAGACTCCATTCCGGCGCACCGGGAACACCAGAATATGGATTGTTCTCGTGCTGGTGGCAAGTTTCACATTGAAGTGCGGCTACACCATGATTGTCGGGTCCTCGGCGCACCCCGAAATTATGAACGTGGCTATCTTCCCCTTGATGGGGCCGATCACCGGCTGGATGGCAATTGACACACCGCTTGTGGGTGAGCACCTTCATCATGGTATTAAATGCCGCTAAGGAGGTGTCTTGATCTCCTGGGGTCAAGGTTACTGCAAGTGTTTCAGATAGCTCTTCCTCTCCTTTTTCGCTGTAGCCGAAGCCTATACTTACGCTACCAATCAAGACCATAATTAAAAGAATAGGTAACAAGGTCTTTTTCATAAATAGGATTTAGTCATTTAATAATTTAGTGAAGCGGCTGCCGGCCAAAAGCACTACTAGATGTATTTTTTTAATAAAAAGTCTCGAAACAACAAGGGGTCGTTTAGACTGCCTTGCAATAAGCCAATCGAAACGCTGTCAATGAGTTGCATCAGAAGCTCCGTCTCCTGTTCGGGGTCTTCTTTCCCTAATTCCGTAAATACGGCCAATAATTTGTCGCGCAGTAGTTGCTCCTTTTTTTTAGGATCGTAATCAATGCTCCATTTCATCTGAAAAATTAAACGCCAGAAATTGTATGCCTCCTGCGGCACCTCAAAAGGCATCTCAATACACTTACGGATTACTTCCTGGGGATTTTTTTCAGTGACAATTGGTGCGACAAGCAAAGCAACTTGATCCTCTGCTTCTTTGAGTAAGGCATCCAACAAGCCCTGCTTGTTTCCAAAGTGCTTAAACAATAGCCCTTCCGAAACCGCTGCTTTTTTGGCAATGGCATTGGTAGAAGTAGCCGCGTATCCTTGCTTGGCAAACAAGGCTAAAGCGGCTTCCAGAATACGTTCTTTTTTTGAAACCAAGAAAAAAGTGATTAATTACTCACTAAAGTAAGCGATGTTAATTAGAATAGCAATTTTTTGGACAAAAAACAGGTAAAAGGAAGGTCTCCTGCATAAACTATAGCACTTCAAGGCAGGATTGGTAAATTCTGCCTTGAAGTACTACAAAGACCTTCCTTTTATAATCGTTGCTCAATTCCCTTTTATAAAATCAAAGGCATCCGCATTAGAATGCACATTGTAATACTGCAACTCATAAAGCAGCTTGGCCATCGCCGGAGAAAGCTCAACAATGAAAGGTAGTTTTTCGGGGAATTCGGTTTTGTATTGAGGAAAATCGGGGAATTCTCCTCTGCTACATTCGTCAATCTCTCGCTGGATTTCTTCATTGAGCTTTTCTTTCCATTCGGGAACAAGTTCGTTATAAAACCAAAGAATTTCCACCTCTTTTGCCTTAATGCCCCACCATTTGTTGGGAATAGTTGTCGTTTTGGTATATGCCTTCACTGTTTTTCCATCCTGGATACAGCGCTTAAATTGGTCAAAAACATCATAAAAATCTTCCTTTGAAAAAACATGATTTCTGGTGTGATTGCCAAAAGTAAAATCCCCGAAAAGGGAATAAAAATCGTAATCTATCACTTGCGTATTGGATACAGGCTCTCCTTCTTTATGCGTTATATCGATAGGCGTATCGGTATTCACAAATACGACGAGCCTGTCAACATCTCGCTGGAGTAAACTCAGCACTCCGAAATTTTCCAAACTTCCCCCATCGCCAAAACCGTACTCCCGGGCTAGTGTGTTCGTTTTTCCTGGAGCCCAATATTCTTCACGAGGGATGATAGAACCCAAGGCCAATAGGTCTGTAATGATTTCATCTCTTTCACTTTGGGCAATTGTAACAGCGTAAGCAGCACTGCTCGTACCCACCGCGTCCGCAAGTCGGAAACGATGACGCTCTGACAATCTAACTTCCGCTAAGGAAAAGCCCTTGTCCGTCACCGTTGGCGTTCGAATAGGGGCCGATCCACCCATGGCGAAAGGCTCAATGAATCCGCCGCCAACAGGGAACTTGTCTGTCAAGTTTCCCGTAAAACCTTCTGCTTCATTGAACTTGGCGGAACCAACGCCCAAAGGAGAATAGTTCATGACACTCAGTGGTGCTGGTACTTTAATTGGAAAATCAATCGGAGGGCTGATGATACACGAATTCATTACCAAATAAGGGCGATGAGCATCTTCCTTTTGGTTGTGCACCAAGTGGAAATCATTTTCTGACAATTTCAAGCGGGGCGCCCGGTTTAAGATGCTCCTCACAGAATTTTCATCATAAGAAAAGTACCGCCTGGCCCGGTCGCCATACAATCCAAAAGGTTGTAGATAAACCGCACCGATGGCATCAATCCAGATATCATGGGGTGATTCCTCAAAGCCCAATGTCTCATCATCTGTCCTTAAATTATGTAATAACCTTTTAGTGAGATCAATCGTAACCGGGTGAAAGAGCCATTCTTTAGGTACTGGCTTTCGTAAGTACTCCATGGTAAGGTTCTCTGCTCCCAGAGGTCTACCCAGCAGCTCTTCGTCATTCTGAGGACCTCCTTCAACAGCTTCATAATAAGTAAAAATAGAAGAAGCCCAGGAGCCTCCCGACACCGAAGAAATGTAGCCAAAATGTTGCCACAGATCAAGATCATGGAGTGCCTTCATCTGGCCAGCAGCACAGGTCATGGCCCGGGTGCCACCACCAGAAAAGCAGACACCCGTCTTTTTCAAATCAAGGGAAGCTTCGGGAAAAGCCAATTGATCGCCCTTACTTAAATAGAGATAAGTCTCCGCTTTGCGGGTACAAGAGCACACGAGCGTTGCCACAAA is a window from the Lewinella sp. LCG006 genome containing:
- a CDS encoding TetR/AcrR family transcriptional regulator; this translates as MVSKKERILEAALALFAKQGYAATSTNAIAKKAAVSEGLLFKHFGNKQGLLDALLKEAEDQVALLVAPIVTEKNPQEVIRKCIEMPFEVPQEAYNFWRLIFQMKWSIDYDPKKKEQLLRDKLLAVFTELGKEDPEQETELLMQLIDSVSIGLLQGSLNDPLLFRDFLLKKYI
- a CDS encoding molybdopterin cofactor-binding domain-containing protein, encoding MSKEKKGFSRRKFLVRGAVGVGVILGTGYLTRSIWRRSIADMANTLDASYLGDTKTPPLWFEVTAENQIILYSPKVEMGQGTFTSLAQIAADELEVAIDRIKVVHAASDTGNIDGLSTGGSTSVSSLWMPLRELAATMREMLKNEAAKALNTNVATLQLNNGVISGGGKEMTYGEVAAGVQEWEIPDVPPLKDIKDYKYVGQPIPRVDLADKVFGAPIFGMDAIMPDMLYGAVVRSSLIGATYKGADTSKAEGMPGVVKIVKEPDFVGVVATSRMEAENAKNAIVVDWDVSRTWQSADIEAMIQVGQGDPVEIQKTGQAEDILSDEEGLIVSEFKSPIGAHAQMEPNGAVAFVEADKATVMISTQVVDITRKEVADRLGLDKEQVNIIPTFLGGGFGRRLHTPNAIQVAVLSKAVGKPVKCFFNRKEEFQNDTFRPPTHHVLKAKLTEDGLIEAIEHNISSGDVMFGSALLPDLLGPIVGADIGAWRGGMIQYRAIPNFRAVSWRVKLPFSTSWWRSLGLLANTFAIESFMDELAIKAGKDPVQFRLAQIQDDKAGQRLKAVINAAADKAGWKDEVVNGRAMGFAASTDANTPCAHVVEVSIEDGEIKVHKVTCAMDPGIAVNPDQVRAQCEGSIIMGMSAAMYEQMKVKDGALTPTIYGPYQMALMRDAPKEIEVVLLQNDDKPGAVGEPPMGPIGAAVANAVFRLTGQRLREMPLQLA
- a CDS encoding (2Fe-2S)-binding protein — translated: MKISFQINGVPQSVDVDENTPLLWVVRDVLDLKGTKFGCGKAACGACTLHVDGEAIRSCSYAVKYAEGKDITTIEGLGNADHPHPVQQAWMEEVVPQCGYCQPGFMMATAAMLEKIPNPTDEDIDANIVNICRCGTYYRMRKAIHRAAELHHVNTQNS
- a CDS encoding DoxX family protein, encoding MTITCLFSLILMATVYIVAGITHFRIPKFFLSITPKWVPAPEVVNKIVGAGEILLGVFLFFPATRTYAAIGIIVLLIAVFPANVYHFQKALKKQKMVWVTALRLPVQLLLIYWAYSFV